The genomic window ACCCTGGATCGCGCGTGTCGACGATCAGCATCGAGATGCCGCGATGACGCGAATCCGGTGCTCCGGTACGAACTGCCAGCCAGATGTAGTCCGCGTCGTGACCGCCGGTGGTGAAGATCTTCTGTCCGTTGACGATGTACTCGTCGCCCTGTTTCACGGCCGTCGTACGGAGCGACGCGAGATCGGTACCGGCCTCGGGTTCGGTGTACCCGATCGCGAAGTGCACATCGCCCGAGAGGATCTTGGGTAGGAACATGTCCTTCTGTATTTCCGTGCCGAACTTCTGCAGCGTCGGCCCGACGGTTTGCAGTGTCACGGCGGGCAGCGGGACATCGGCGCGGGCAGCCTCGTTGACGAAGATCGACTGCTCGATGTCGCCGAAACCGTGGCCACCGAACTCCTTCGGCCAGCCGACCCCGAGCCAGCCGTCGGAACCCATTTTCTTGATGATCTTTCGATACGTCTCACCGTGACGCTCGGTCATCATGATGTCGGCGTCGTGTTCGCTGACGAGGTCGGCGAAGTAGTTGCGCAGCTCGGCTTGCAGTTTCAGTTGCTCTTCGGTCAGTTCGACGAACATGCTGCCCCCACGAGATCGAGCCGGTAAGACGACCCGCCGACGAGGCGAGCGAGATCCTTTGCGGCAGAGTAATACCGGTGCATGGGATACGTGACGTCCACGCCGATCCCACCGTGCAAGTGATGACAGATCTGCATCGCGGCGGGAAGCTCGGCCGCGATCCAGTAGGCGAGGACATCCGAATCGTCGTCGGGGCGCCGATTGCCGGCCTGCCAGATTGCAGATACCGCTGCGACGTGAATGGTCCTGGCGGTGACGTAGACGTCGGCGATCTCTCCTGCGACGGCTTGGAACGTCGCGAGCGGCTTGCCGAATTGATGTCGACTGGCGAGATGGGCTGCTGTCAGCTCCGCGGCGCCTGTCGCGAGACCGTCGGCGACGGCGCCGATCGCCGCGATCGCGACACGATACAGCGTCTCGATCTCCGCACTGATCAGTTTGCCTGGTGCCGAATCGAATTCGATCACATACTCGGGGTCTCCCGAAGACGACGGCGTTCGAGTCAGCTGCACTCCATCAGAGTGGGGGTCCACCAGCACGACACCCCGAGATGTCGGCACGAGAACGAGGTGGGCCTGCTCGGCGTAGGGGACGGCGACCTTCGTACCCGTGACTCGCACACCGTCGCCGTCCGTCTCGGCCGCTGTAACGGGCACCCGAGGGAACGCTCTGCCCGGTTCCGCCAAAGCCGCGGTAAGAATCGATCCGGGCGGCACGCCTGCTGCTGCGTCCGGCGACAGCGTCGCGAGCGGAACCATACCGAACCCGATGGTGGCGAGGGCTGGTCCGACCGCGGCCGCCCGTGCAAGTTCAGTGAGCACAGCCGCCGCCTCCGGCAGACCGAGTCCGTCGCCGCCTGCAGATTCGGGCAGCAGCATCGTCACCAACCCGGCATCGGACAGCGCCGCCCACAGATCCTCGGGCTGACGCGCCACCAACCCGGTGACCATGTCGGCAACGGTCGCCTGGGTCGAATCTCGTCCGAAATCCACGCCTGAACACCTGCCTCGACCTGAGATGAAAGTTGGTAGAACGTGTTCTATTTTTAACACCTTCGGCTGGGTTTCACCAGACCCGGGTCGTGCGTGCGTAGTTACCGCCGAACGTAAGTACGCGCGCACGGGCGCGTCAGCGCCTCGGCAACCCGAGAATCCTTTCAGCCGCGACCGTCAGCAAAATCTGCGACGTTCCACCCGCGATCGACAGGCACCGCGTCAGCAGCATTTCCTTCGCCAGCGGCCCGTCCACGGCGCCGGCGGGGCCCGACACCTCCAGCGCGAACTCGGCCAGATCCTGACGATGACGGACCCCCACCAACTTGCGTACCGAGGATTCGGCACCCGGGTCCTGCCCGCCGAGGCGTCGCAACGTCGATCGGAACTCGAGCAGCGATCCGACGAGAGCGTCGGCGACGAGACTTCCTAGACGTGCCTCGATTCCGCCGATTTCGCGGGTCTCTTCGACCACGTCCTCCAACGCCGACCCGAGCGTGGATCCGTTGCTCATCGCGACGCGCTCGTTGGCGAGCGTCGTGCGTGCCAGCTTCCAACCGTCGTTCTCGATACCGACGAGCCCGTCCTCGGGGACGAAGACCGCATCGAGGAACACCTCGTTGAACACAGCGTCACCGGTGATCTCGCGGAGTGGTTCCACGCGAATCCCCGGCGATCTCATGTCGACGAGAAAGTA from Rhodococcus sp. P1Y includes these protein-coding regions:
- a CDS encoding acyl-CoA dehydrogenase family protein, encoding MFVELTEEQLKLQAELRNYFADLVSEHDADIMMTERHGETYRKIIKKMGSDGWLGVGWPKEFGGHGFGDIEQSIFVNEAARADVPLPAVTLQTVGPTLQKFGTEIQKDMFLPKILSGDVHFAIGYTEPEAGTDLASLRTTAVKQGDEYIVNGQKIFTTGGHDADYIWLAVRTGAPDSRHRGISMLIVDTRDPGYSWTPIITCDGAHHVNATYFNDVRVPVDMLVGEENAGWRLITTQLNHERVMLGPAGRIAGLYVRLRRWAEQHALLEEPDVQRTLGEIHATFRINELLNWQVASSAAESVDIADASATKVFATERIQRIGRIAEEMVGRHGNPADSDTATLMDWLDKQVKRNLVITFGGGVNEVMRELIATSGLGLPRVIR
- a CDS encoding acyl-CoA dehydrogenase family protein, which translates into the protein MDFGRDSTQATVADMVTGLVARQPEDLWAALSDAGLVTMLLPESAGGDGLGLPEAAAVLTELARAAAVGPALATIGFGMVPLATLSPDAAAGVPPGSILTAALAEPGRAFPRVPVTAAETDGDGVRVTGTKVAVPYAEQAHLVLVPTSRGVVLVDPHSDGVQLTRTPSSSGDPEYVIEFDSAPGKLISAEIETLYRVAIAAIGAVADGLATGAAELTAAHLASRHQFGKPLATFQAVAGEIADVYVTARTIHVAAVSAIWQAGNRRPDDDSDVLAYWIAAELPAAMQICHHLHGGIGVDVTYPMHRYYSAAKDLARLVGGSSYRLDLVGAACSSN